The Pirellulimonas nuda genome includes a region encoding these proteins:
- the wecB gene encoding non-hydrolyzing UDP-N-acetylglucosamine 2-epimerase produces MPHRVLVLMGTRPEAIKLAPVVAALRADTRFEALVVNTGQHRELIDQVIERFAIGVDHDLAVMRPDQTLAGVTARLVEAIDGVLAAHVPDAVLVQGDTTTVLSGALAAFYRRVPVGHVEAGLRTGDLTSPFPEEANRRVASILAEWHFAPTQAAADNLLAEGVRADRVWVTGNTVIDALGMELERQKRAGDDGAEQRALLAQAGADLAERPIVLVTGHRRENFGAGFEAICEALAELAARFADHLFVYPVHLNPNVRGAVHARLGDVENVRLIAPLAYGEFVALMHRCRLVLTDSGGVQEEAPGLGKPVLVMRDTTERPEGVAAGTVKLVGADRAKIVAEASTLLTDPAAYRRMAEATNPYGDGRASGRILEALAKRLA; encoded by the coding sequence ATGCCGCACCGTGTGCTTGTGTTAATGGGGACCCGCCCCGAGGCGATTAAGCTCGCCCCGGTGGTCGCGGCTTTGCGCGCGGATACGCGGTTCGAGGCGCTGGTGGTCAACACCGGGCAGCACCGCGAGTTGATCGATCAAGTGATCGAGCGGTTCGCCATCGGCGTTGACCACGACCTGGCGGTGATGCGGCCCGACCAGACGCTGGCCGGCGTGACGGCCCGCCTGGTCGAGGCGATCGACGGCGTGCTGGCCGCGCACGTGCCGGACGCGGTGCTGGTGCAGGGCGACACGACCACCGTGCTCAGCGGGGCGCTGGCCGCGTTCTACCGCCGGGTGCCGGTGGGGCACGTCGAGGCGGGGCTGCGGACCGGCGACCTGACGTCGCCGTTCCCGGAAGAGGCCAACCGCCGCGTCGCCAGCATCTTGGCGGAGTGGCACTTCGCCCCCACCCAGGCCGCGGCAGACAACCTGCTGGCCGAGGGCGTGAGGGCCGACCGCGTGTGGGTGACCGGCAACACGGTGATCGACGCGCTGGGGATGGAGCTCGAGCGGCAGAAGAGGGCAGGGGACGACGGCGCCGAGCAGCGCGCGCTGCTGGCCCAGGCCGGCGCGGACCTCGCGGAGCGGCCCATCGTGCTGGTCACCGGCCACCGGCGGGAGAACTTCGGCGCCGGCTTCGAGGCGATCTGCGAAGCGCTGGCAGAACTGGCCGCGCGGTTCGCCGACCACCTGTTCGTCTACCCCGTCCACCTAAACCCCAACGTCCGCGGCGCGGTGCACGCGCGGCTGGGCGACGTGGAGAACGTCCGGCTGATCGCGCCGCTGGCGTACGGCGAGTTCGTGGCGCTGATGCACCGCTGCCGGCTGGTGCTGACCGATTCGGGGGGGGTGCAAGAAGAGGCGCCCGGCCTCGGCAAGCCGGTGCTGGTGATGCGCGACACCACCGAACGCCCCGAAGGGGTCGCGGCCGGCACGGTGAAGCTGGTGGGCGCCGACCGCGCAAAGATCGTGGCCGAGGCCAGCACGCTGCTCACCGACCCCGCCGCGTACCGCCGGATGGCCGAGGCGACGAACCCCTACGGGGATGGACGGGCGTCGGGGCGGATTCTTGAGGCACTCGCCAAGCGGCTCGCGTAA
- a CDS encoding PEP-CTERM sorting domain-containing protein (PEP-CTERM proteins occur, often in large numbers, in the proteomes of bacteria that also encode an exosortase, a predicted intramembrane cysteine proteinase. The presence of a PEP-CTERM domain at a protein's C-terminus predicts cleavage within the sorting domain, followed by covalent anchoring to some some component of the (usually Gram-negative) cell surface. Many PEP-CTERM proteins exhibit an unusual sequence composition that includes large numbers of potential glycosylation sites. Expression of one such protein has been shown restore the ability of a bacterium to form floc, a type of biofilm.) — protein sequence MGDYLTSRANSNLEDLRTGQITGLLAGSSYDLYFYGQGDNFHDTNNNGGQNVGVRIGSDVRHTSWDGVVGGDGFLVEDIEYVVFRGIVADGAISFEHFNPGTGAHATDMSFWDSDGGANAVDMDGNASRFHALNGVQIVGTFPAPVPAPVPEPASLSLLLCAGIGMLAYRRRS from the coding sequence ATGGGGGACTACCTCACTTCCAGGGCCAACAGCAACCTGGAAGACCTTAGGACGGGTCAGATCACGGGCCTGCTGGCCGGAAGCAGCTACGACTTGTACTTCTACGGCCAAGGCGACAACTTCCACGACACCAACAACAACGGCGGACAGAACGTCGGGGTCCGGATCGGATCCGATGTCCGCCACACGAGTTGGGACGGGGTCGTCGGTGGCGACGGATTTCTGGTCGAGGACATCGAGTACGTTGTCTTCCGCGGCATTGTCGCCGACGGCGCCATCTCCTTTGAGCACTTCAATCCGGGGACCGGCGCCCACGCCACGGATATGTCGTTCTGGGACAGCGACGGCGGCGCCAACGCGGTCGACATGGACGGCAATGCTTCGCGTTTCCACGCACTCAACGGCGTCCAGATCGTCGGCACGTTCCCGGCGCCCGTCCCGGCGCCCGTCCCGGAGCCCGCCTCCTTGTCGCTGCTGCTCTGCGCCGGCATCGGCATGCTGGCCTACCGACGCCGGTCCTAA
- a CDS encoding autotransporter outer membrane beta-barrel domain-containing protein — protein MPDADINNFSTAQKDAIRRAVLYWTEQLGMPAATAQSPVLRFVNSDSFGINANGASAHDSTLGKANTMSRIIDGASPTRPGGIDARVLIIDTGGFFLGGSPNQVDGTRTLESVSVHELAHTLGLINRNVVPNGADITAPGTFASNDPFTDLLTNQSLPNNFADFAGPNAAAVFGADVPVQPNDTHTLVPFHTMTRAYFDSAKGVEVDYRNSTGFLPVELAIMRDMGYDLTLSEHFGSAFYQDGTGPQVTAGASAPTKAYGVGVYVQADNLDLLVGGDQLVSGLNGTGVRIGGGQERVLHRGAAPPAVIDPATFSGNTVTIDAAVRIEANGENGIGVLQSAGANNVIVHRGVITANGPNGRGIVFTFGDQNLGFSTAGGADYQVTSDDYANRPMAERVDVTGQIIAQNGAGVAFEIDDSAAFGELNIMQGADIQGNIVSNTRSFSTFDSAFYNEPVLNFGYTPDANGQRTLTPDVAFQFNYDGDIAGTRPFDGRLRGGVTELDGSATFSSVIIDQPATLGGTGVVAASGGLTINGAVNPGNGPGIGTLDIVGNVINSATGTLHIDSDSTGTTPGVNNDLLRVTGTALIAGGDAEVSGDGQEVAAGSVYTFLEADTLTVVTPLTFTHDLVNRTVVGDFDGINYRYVVLRDVAFADLGESFNQMNVGEYLDAVGADPDVAPIIDALNALPFDADVQTTLDQLTGEAYGTQVAARLQDTSAFLDLMTGALRGDTACRTCARVRPHTVGFWTQGYGWGSSIQSDGNARSSQHSAGGSVFGLTKQYDDGYSGGVFYAFDGMRSAVEQLGSSIDTETHRFGLHAECCTYEGFLRLLAMGSVSDSNARRSVAFGAGGATVMEQNAAQMDGWAGSVDLEGGRTLSTKYGCVQPIIGCRYVHLGQDAFTESGGATRLSVSDVDLDIFRSRLGADSMVRLTHWWNTSATLAAFWQHDYLNPVASYNATFVDADQAVFAARGAGLGRDRLTLAPGLNCWQGNVRMWTTYLLDANEVAVLHSGAGGIEFVW, from the coding sequence TTGCCCGACGCGGACATCAACAACTTCAGCACCGCGCAGAAAGACGCGATCCGCCGCGCCGTCTTGTACTGGACAGAGCAACTCGGCATGCCGGCGGCCACCGCGCAATCGCCGGTGCTGAGGTTCGTGAATTCCGACTCCTTCGGCATCAACGCCAACGGCGCCTCGGCGCACGATTCGACTCTGGGCAAGGCGAACACGATGTCGCGCATCATCGACGGGGCCTCCCCCACTCGGCCGGGGGGCATCGACGCTCGCGTCTTGATTATCGACACCGGCGGATTCTTCCTCGGCGGTTCCCCCAATCAGGTCGATGGCACCCGGACGCTGGAATCGGTTTCTGTGCACGAGTTGGCCCACACGCTCGGCCTGATTAACCGCAACGTCGTACCCAACGGGGCGGACATCACGGCGCCCGGCACCTTCGCGAGCAATGATCCGTTTACAGACCTTCTGACGAACCAGAGCCTCCCGAATAACTTTGCCGACTTTGCAGGCCCGAACGCCGCGGCCGTGTTCGGCGCCGACGTTCCGGTGCAACCGAATGACACGCACACCCTGGTCCCGTTCCACACGATGACACGCGCCTACTTCGATTCCGCAAAAGGGGTCGAGGTCGACTACCGGAACTCGACCGGGTTCTTGCCGGTCGAGCTGGCGATCATGCGGGACATGGGCTACGACCTGACGCTTTCAGAGCACTTCGGATCCGCGTTCTACCAGGACGGGACGGGACCTCAGGTGACCGCCGGCGCCTCGGCCCCCACCAAGGCTTACGGCGTCGGCGTCTATGTGCAGGCGGACAACCTCGACCTGCTGGTCGGCGGCGACCAGCTTGTTTCGGGACTCAACGGGACCGGCGTGCGGATTGGCGGCGGTCAGGAACGTGTCTTGCACCGCGGGGCCGCGCCGCCCGCGGTCATTGATCCAGCGACTTTTAGCGGCAACACCGTGACCATCGACGCCGCGGTGCGTATTGAGGCCAACGGCGAAAATGGCATCGGCGTGTTGCAAAGCGCGGGCGCCAACAACGTGATCGTGCACCGCGGCGTCATCACCGCGAATGGGCCCAATGGCCGCGGCATCGTGTTTACCTTCGGCGACCAGAACCTGGGTTTCAGCACGGCCGGGGGCGCGGATTATCAAGTCACGTCGGACGACTACGCCAATCGACCGATGGCCGAACGCGTCGATGTGACCGGTCAGATCATCGCGCAAAACGGAGCCGGTGTCGCGTTTGAGATCGACGACTCCGCCGCCTTCGGCGAATTGAACATCATGCAGGGGGCAGACATCCAGGGGAACATCGTTAGCAACACTCGGTCTTTCAGCACCTTCGACTCGGCCTTCTACAATGAACCGGTGCTGAACTTCGGCTACACGCCCGACGCCAACGGCCAGCGCACCTTGACGCCCGACGTCGCTTTCCAGTTCAACTACGATGGCGACATCGCCGGCACGCGGCCGTTCGACGGTCGCCTCCGCGGCGGCGTCACCGAATTGGACGGTTCGGCTACCTTTAGCTCGGTGATCATCGACCAGCCCGCCACGCTCGGCGGAACGGGCGTCGTGGCGGCCTCGGGCGGTCTCACCATCAACGGCGCCGTGAACCCTGGCAACGGCCCCGGGATCGGAACGCTCGACATCGTGGGCAACGTCATCAACTCGGCGACAGGCACGCTGCATATCGACTCGGACTCGACCGGCACGACGCCCGGCGTCAACAACGACTTGCTCCGGGTGACCGGCACGGCCCTGATCGCCGGGGGAGACGCCGAGGTGTCCGGCGACGGGCAGGAAGTCGCCGCCGGCTCGGTCTACACCTTCCTTGAAGCCGATACGCTGACGGTCGTCACGCCGCTGACGTTCACGCACGACCTGGTCAACCGAACGGTCGTGGGCGACTTCGACGGGATCAACTACCGGTACGTCGTGCTTCGAGATGTCGCGTTCGCCGATCTGGGCGAGTCGTTCAACCAAATGAACGTGGGCGAGTACCTCGACGCCGTCGGGGCCGATCCAGACGTGGCGCCGATCATCGACGCCCTCAACGCCCTGCCGTTCGACGCCGACGTGCAGACGACGCTCGATCAACTCACCGGTGAGGCATACGGCACGCAGGTCGCCGCGCGATTGCAAGACACGTCCGCGTTCCTCGACCTGATGACCGGCGCCCTGCGTGGCGACACCGCTTGCCGCACCTGCGCCCGCGTCCGCCCACACACCGTTGGGTTCTGGACGCAGGGCTACGGCTGGGGGTCTTCGATTCAGTCGGACGGCAATGCCCGGTCGTCGCAGCACTCCGCTGGCGGCTCCGTGTTCGGGCTCACCAAGCAGTACGACGACGGATACTCCGGCGGCGTGTTCTACGCCTTCGATGGGATGAGATCCGCTGTGGAGCAACTCGGCTCCTCCATCGACACGGAAACCCACCGATTCGGCCTTCACGCGGAATGCTGCACCTACGAGGGCTTTCTGCGCCTTCTCGCCATGGGAAGCGTCAGCGACTCCAACGCCCGGCGGAGCGTGGCCTTCGGCGCCGGCGGCGCCACGGTAATGGAGCAAAACGCGGCCCAAATGGACGGCTGGGCAGGGTCGGTTGACCTGGAGGGGGGACGCACCCTGAGCACCAAGTACGGCTGTGTGCAGCCGATCATTGGCTGTCGCTACGTCCATCTCGGCCAGGACGCGTTCACCGAGTCGGGCGGCGCCACGCGGCTGTCGGTAAGCGATGTCGACCTCGACATCTTCCGCTCGCGGTTGGGGGCCGACAGCATGGTGCGGCTCACGCATTGGTGGAACACCAGCGCCACGCTCGCCGCGTTCTGGCAGCACGATTACCTCAACCCAGTCGCGTCGTACAACGCGACCTTCGTCGACGCCGACCAGGCCGTGTTCGCCGCGCGGGGGGCCGGCCTCGGACGCGATCGACTGACGCTCGCCCCGGGGCTCAACTGTTGGCAGGGCAACGTGAGGATGTGGACAACCTACCTGCTCGACGCGAATGAGGTGGCGGTGCTCCATTCTGGCGCCGGCGGGATAGAGTTCGTTTGGTAG
- a CDS encoding DUF2251 domain-containing protein, translated as MAELVADATITVGQLVVVEGQAPNSHYGAVFEDDGITGYFYGLDFSQQEQPIVDARQIYNVDQVTDRSIPSVVQIAFSADGLKAALIINKYPHAIIDFAARRSYCRTGFPRPSDKWSAHGAEWDDSAVELLR; from the coding sequence ATGGCAGAACTCGTTGCGGATGCAACGATCACCGTCGGGCAGCTCGTCGTCGTCGAGGGGCAGGCTCCGAACAGCCACTACGGGGCGGTGTTCGAGGACGACGGCATCACCGGCTACTTCTACGGGCTGGACTTCAGCCAGCAGGAGCAGCCGATCGTGGATGCTCGCCAGATATACAACGTGGATCAGGTCACCGACCGGAGCATCCCGTCAGTGGTCCAGATCGCGTTCTCGGCGGACGGGCTCAAGGCCGCGCTCATCATCAACAAATACCCGCACGCGATCATCGACTTCGCGGCCCGGCGTTCGTACTGCCGCACCGGGTTCCCACGGCCGAGCGACAAGTGGTCGGCCCATGGCGCGGAGTGGGACGACTCGGCGGTGGAGCTGTTGCGTTGA
- a CDS encoding ABC transporter substrate-binding protein → MLRFPCLVLLVVATCLSIAGCGGPAAPPAGDAATDSTASGDGTAGSEPAGDADAAADQPSGPFVLGDLLDKFDPPPLAEIDESAGWIDRPVLDGEARMRELLAEDGPPELTAEQALKLRNDSPENNAKIAAAMGRLAPEDGRGIDYDATVVRHVTGDLKSSNPVMASSVTEAEFGSLTGIGLITFDRNFDYFAIKGSVAAWQTSQDRLMDKIVMRDDLTWSDGKPITAHDVEFTFKVIMSSAVPIPAVRQGTDLLKYVKAYDDHTLVFFHKESLATNTPNMLFPIIPKHAYADTLADDPMMTRSKQHSALEDAPVVGGPYKLTKRVRNQEFVLERRDDYFTHNGKQVRPKPYVKRVRVKVIEDSNTALLALKEGDIDEMQLRAEEWVNKTSGDDFYKRNTKVSGTEWTEFHFLWNLESQYFSDKRVRQAMAYAVDYDELMKTVCLGLYEQSRGNYHPASWMFPKDGPTPYKQDLDKAEDLLAEAGWTDSDGDGVLDKEIDGRRVPFRFTLLTYQTESGRQAATLMKNCLDQIGVICDVKPMEFTVLVQQATDHKFDGMMGGWGAGADPATNRNIFGTGQNRNYGQYSNPEVDKLFDAGEREFDPEKRAEIYGKIHNILWEDQPYTWLFYRNGFFAFNKKLRGYNFSPRGPYSYSPGFESIFVPAAAP, encoded by the coding sequence ATGCTTCGTTTCCCCTGCCTCGTTCTGCTGGTCGTCGCAACCTGCCTCTCGATCGCCGGCTGCGGCGGGCCCGCCGCGCCCCCGGCCGGCGACGCCGCGACCGACAGCACGGCGTCCGGCGACGGGACCGCCGGCAGCGAGCCGGCGGGCGACGCCGACGCCGCGGCCGACCAGCCGAGCGGCCCGTTTGTGCTGGGGGACCTGCTCGACAAGTTCGACCCGCCGCCGCTGGCAGAGATCGACGAATCCGCCGGCTGGATCGACCGCCCCGTGCTGGACGGCGAGGCCCGCATGCGCGAGCTGCTGGCCGAGGACGGGCCGCCGGAGCTGACCGCCGAGCAGGCGCTCAAGCTGCGGAACGACTCCCCCGAGAACAACGCCAAGATTGCTGCGGCGATGGGGCGGCTCGCGCCCGAAGACGGCCGAGGGATCGACTACGACGCAACCGTTGTGCGGCACGTCACCGGCGACCTGAAGAGCTCGAACCCGGTGATGGCCAGCAGCGTAACCGAGGCCGAGTTCGGCTCCCTGACGGGCATCGGGCTGATCACCTTCGACCGCAACTTCGACTACTTCGCCATCAAGGGCAGCGTGGCAGCATGGCAGACGAGCCAGGACCGGCTGATGGACAAGATCGTGATGCGCGACGACCTCACCTGGTCGGACGGCAAGCCCATCACCGCCCACGACGTGGAGTTCACGTTCAAGGTCATCATGTCGTCGGCCGTGCCCATCCCCGCGGTGCGGCAGGGGACCGACCTGCTGAAGTACGTCAAGGCGTACGACGACCACACCCTGGTCTTCTTCCACAAAGAGAGCCTGGCGACCAACACGCCCAACATGCTGTTCCCGATCATCCCCAAGCACGCGTACGCAGACACCCTGGCGGACGACCCGATGATGACCCGCAGCAAGCAGCACTCTGCGCTCGAAGACGCCCCCGTGGTGGGGGGCCCGTACAAACTGACCAAACGCGTGCGCAACCAAGAGTTCGTGCTCGAACGCCGAGACGACTACTTCACCCACAACGGCAAGCAGGTCCGCCCCAAGCCGTACGTCAAACGGGTGCGCGTGAAGGTGATCGAAGACTCTAACACCGCGCTGCTGGCGCTCAAGGAGGGCGACATCGACGAGATGCAGCTCCGCGCCGAAGAGTGGGTCAACAAGACCAGCGGCGACGACTTCTACAAGCGCAACACCAAGGTCTCCGGCACCGAGTGGACCGAGTTCCACTTCCTCTGGAACCTCGAGTCGCAGTACTTCTCCGACAAGCGGGTCCGGCAAGCCATGGCCTACGCGGTGGACTACGACGAGCTCATGAAAACCGTCTGCCTGGGGCTGTACGAGCAGAGCCGCGGCAACTACCACCCCGCCTCGTGGATGTTCCCCAAAGACGGCCCGACGCCCTACAAGCAAGACCTGGACAAGGCCGAGGACCTGCTCGCCGAGGCGGGCTGGACCGACAGCGACGGCGACGGCGTCCTAGACAAAGAGATCGACGGGCGCCGCGTGCCGTTCCGCTTCACGCTGCTGACCTACCAGACCGAGAGCGGCCGGCAGGCCGCCACGCTGATGAAGAACTGCCTCGACCAGATCGGCGTGATCTGCGACGTCAAGCCGATGGAGTTCACGGTGCTGGTGCAGCAGGCGACCGACCACAAGTTCGACGGCATGATGGGGGGCTGGGGCGCGGGCGCCGACCCGGCGACCAACCGCAACATCTTCGGCACGGGCCAGAACCGCAACTACGGGCAGTACTCGAACCCCGAGGTCGACAAGCTGTTCGACGCGGGCGAGCGCGAGTTCGACCCAGAAAAGCGCGCGGAGATCTACGGCAAGATCCACAACATCCTGTGGGAAGACCAACCCTACACCTGGCTCTTCTACCGCAACGGCTTCTTCGCCTTCAACAAAAAGCTACGCGGCTACAACTTCAGCCCCCGCGGCCCGTACAGCTACAGCCCAGGGTTCGAGAGCATCTTTGTGCCAGCGGCGGCGCCGTAG
- a CDS encoding leucine-rich repeat domain-containing protein, which translates to MTHTHRAAPPRSGCGFMLFSLAIFACCPAAADEGDDAIRAHVEGLLGSVQLDPQGHVVAVSLDDRAVTDAQLAPLAGAKHLQSLALWGAGITDAGLDWITPIKSITELDLVNTQITDAGLAKLAAMPQLRSLDLQRSTQVTDAGMTALTKLPELTYLELIYNKIGDQGLKNLSTAPKLRLLDIRGCTVTDAGLAHLSGMQTLAAIKLRSPAVTDAGLKSLAGLKRLKTLSLEDASITDAGMPTLSRFTEMDDLNLMRTRITDAGLQHLAPLKKLRTLSVRGTSLLGPGLGSLQGCPMLRKLDLSETSVDDQAMQSVARVPSLAWLNLWNTRVGNEGLRSIAKLPILEYLNVDNTRVDDDGVAAIVGMPKLSTLSFVETDLSDDGLEALAELKSLNKVDVRLTGITDDGIEALQEKRPNVTIDSDW; encoded by the coding sequence ATGACGCACACTCATCGAGCGGCCCCCCCCCGGAGCGGCTGCGGTTTTATGCTGTTTTCGCTGGCGATCTTCGCGTGCTGCCCGGCGGCAGCGGATGAGGGCGACGACGCGATCCGGGCCCACGTCGAGGGCCTGCTGGGCTCCGTGCAGCTCGACCCCCAGGGACACGTGGTCGCCGTGAGCCTCGACGACCGGGCGGTGACCGACGCCCAGCTCGCCCCGCTGGCGGGCGCCAAGCACCTGCAGTCGCTCGCCCTGTGGGGCGCCGGCATCACCGACGCCGGGCTCGACTGGATCACCCCCATCAAGTCGATCACCGAGCTCGACCTGGTGAACACACAGATCACCGACGCCGGCCTGGCCAAGCTGGCGGCCATGCCCCAGCTCCGCTCGCTCGACCTGCAACGCTCCACCCAGGTGACCGACGCCGGCATGACGGCGCTCACCAAGCTGCCGGAGCTGACCTACCTTGAGCTGATCTACAACAAGATCGGCGACCAGGGGCTGAAGAACCTCAGCACCGCCCCCAAGCTCCGGCTGCTGGACATCCGCGGCTGCACCGTCACCGACGCGGGGCTGGCCCACCTGTCGGGCATGCAGACGCTGGCCGCGATCAAGCTCCGCAGCCCCGCCGTGACCGACGCGGGGCTCAAGTCGCTGGCGGGGCTGAAGCGGCTCAAGACCCTCTCGCTGGAAGACGCCTCGATCACCGACGCCGGCATGCCGACGCTGTCGCGGTTCACCGAGATGGACGACCTCAACCTGATGCGCACCCGCATCACCGACGCCGGCCTGCAGCACCTGGCGCCGCTCAAGAAGCTGCGTACGCTCAGCGTCCGCGGCACGTCGCTGCTGGGCCCCGGGCTCGGCAGCCTACAGGGCTGCCCGATGCTGCGGAAGCTCGACCTGAGCGAGACCAGCGTCGACGACCAGGCCATGCAGAGCGTGGCGCGGGTCCCCTCGCTGGCGTGGCTCAACCTGTGGAACACACGCGTCGGAAACGAGGGGCTGCGCAGCATCGCCAAGCTGCCGATCCTGGAGTACCTGAACGTCGACAACACCCGCGTCGACGACGACGGCGTCGCCGCCATCGTCGGCATGCCGAAGCTCTCGACCCTGAGCTTTGTCGAGACCGACCTCTCCGACGACGGCCTCGAGGCGCTCGCCGAGCTCAAGTCGCTGAACAAGGTAGACGTCCGCCTGACCGGCATCACCGACGACGGCATCGAGGCGCTGCAAGAGAAGCGGCCCAACGTGACGATCGACTCCGACTGGTGA
- a CDS encoding Gfo/Idh/MocA family protein → MPKSIDRSNSTGASRRQFLQTGAAAGVGYWVAGGLRAAESSSPNEQVQVAGIGIGGKGKSDLMNASEHAKVVAVCDVDQGFLTGALSEYGIDKGFADYRELFDQMGDQIDAVTVSTPDHTHALIAAEAMRRGINVYCQKPMTRTIYEARRLGEIARKSGVVTQMGNQYTAYNPMRKAAYQLRAGMLGDVSQVHVWTNRPVWPQGEKRPAPAPVPTGLDWASWIGPAPMRDYGAGYHPFKWRGWWDFGTGALGDMACHTCNLPFMGLNMRDPVSVEAETAPNDHDSYPVWSRIKFEFPAGPGWDGKTRAPFTLHWYDGGQKPDNDLFAGVTLTTGGDKKTPPPSPSGVMIIGDKGRMYAAGDYADLGIQILEADEIKVDYPKARGGGDSAHNREFFDAIKDRSKTTTSNFPDYATPLTETILLGNLAVWKGGLVKWDAKNLTPDDPALMKIVKPEYHNGYELI, encoded by the coding sequence ATGCCGAAGTCCATCGACCGGTCGAACAGCACTGGCGCAAGCCGGCGGCAATTCCTGCAAACGGGCGCCGCAGCGGGGGTGGGTTATTGGGTCGCCGGGGGGCTGCGGGCGGCCGAGAGCAGCTCGCCCAACGAGCAGGTGCAGGTGGCCGGCATCGGCATCGGCGGCAAGGGGAAGAGCGACCTGATGAACGCGTCGGAACACGCCAAGGTAGTGGCCGTGTGCGACGTCGATCAGGGCTTCTTGACGGGCGCCCTGAGTGAGTACGGCATCGACAAGGGCTTTGCGGACTACCGCGAGCTGTTCGACCAGATGGGCGACCAGATCGACGCGGTCACGGTCAGCACGCCGGACCACACGCACGCACTAATCGCTGCGGAGGCCATGCGGCGCGGCATCAACGTCTACTGCCAGAAGCCGATGACGCGGACCATCTACGAGGCCCGCCGGCTGGGCGAGATCGCCCGCAAGTCGGGGGTCGTGACGCAGATGGGCAACCAGTACACCGCCTACAACCCGATGCGCAAGGCGGCCTACCAGCTCCGCGCCGGGATGCTGGGGGACGTGAGCCAGGTGCATGTGTGGACCAACCGCCCGGTCTGGCCGCAGGGCGAGAAGCGTCCCGCCCCCGCGCCGGTCCCCACCGGGCTCGACTGGGCGTCGTGGATCGGCCCCGCGCCGATGCGCGACTACGGCGCCGGCTACCACCCGTTCAAGTGGCGCGGCTGGTGGGACTTCGGCACCGGCGCCCTGGGCGACATGGCGTGCCACACCTGCAACCTGCCGTTCATGGGCCTTAACATGCGCGACCCGGTGAGCGTGGAGGCCGAAACCGCCCCCAACGATCACGACAGCTACCCGGTGTGGTCGCGGATCAAGTTCGAGTTCCCCGCCGGGCCCGGCTGGGACGGCAAGACCCGCGCCCCGTTCACCCTGCACTGGTACGACGGCGGCCAGAAGCCGGACAACGACCTGTTCGCCGGCGTCACGCTGACCACGGGCGGCGACAAGAAGACCCCGCCGCCGTCCCCCAGCGGCGTGATGATCATCGGCGACAAGGGCCGGATGTACGCCGCGGGCGACTACGCCGACCTGGGGATCCAGATCCTCGAGGCCGACGAGATCAAGGTCGACTACCCGAAGGCCCGCGGCGGCGGCGACTCCGCCCACAACCGTGAGTTCTTCGACGCGATCAAGGACCGCTCGAAGACCACCACCTCCAACTTCCCGGACTACGCCACCCCGCTCACCGAGACGATCCTGCTGGGCAACCTGGCGGTCTGGAAGGGGGGCCTGGTGAAGTGGGACGCCAAGAACCTGACGCCGGACGACCCGGCGTTGATGAAGATCGTAAAGCCGGAGTACCACAACGGCTACGAGTTGATCTAG